Proteins encoded in a region of the Schistocerca serialis cubense isolate TAMUIC-IGC-003099 chromosome 6, iqSchSeri2.2, whole genome shotgun sequence genome:
- the LOC126484266 gene encoding ankyrin repeat domain-containing protein 6-like, giving the protein MCTVNGVDSSTTEFAPATQPYGDLSYRSGTPAAAEPPTADRPAPPPGGIGASCMWTLSQEEKDRRLIEAAKQGAVEELQPLLAAGANVTARSEYRQTTALHWSAERGDVEVVKRLLAAGAEVDARCTQHQDTPMIWAVWNGHTGVVRLLVAAHADLRATNEGGLTPLHCAAWQGYPEVAKVLLDAGADWWATSNDGSTPLDIARLHNFPKLIQLLSPSTSLAHLSGV; this is encoded by the exons ATGTGTACTGTTAATGGTGTGGACAGTTCCACCACAGAATT TGCGCCAGCCACTCAGCCATACGGCGACCTGAGCTACCGCAGCGGGACTCCTGCCGCGGCTGAGCCGCCCACGGCTGACCGCCCCGCTCCCCCACCTGGTGGCATCGGCGCCTCCTGCATGTG GACTCTTTCTCAAGAGGAGAAGGACAGGAGGCTGATCGAGGCAGCTAAGCAGGGGGCCGTGGAGGAGCTGCAGCCGTTGCTGGCGGCTGGAGCGAACGTGACAGCGAGGTCTGAGTACAGGCAGACCACTGCCCTCCACTGGTCAGCAGAGAGAGGAGACGTCGAGGTGGTCAAGAGGCTGTTGGCGGCTGGGGCAGAGGTGGACGCCAGGTGCACCCAGCATCAGGACACGCCTATGATCTGGGCTGTGTGGAATGGCCACACAGGTGTGGTGCGGCTGCTGGTGGCGGCCCACGCCGACCTGAGGGCCACAAATGAGGGTGGCCTGACGCCGCTGCACTGTGCGGCGTGGCAGGGATACCCAGAGGTGGCGAAGGTGCTACTGGATGCTGGGGCTGACTGGTGGGCAACAAGTAATGACGGAAGTACACCACTGGACATCGCCAGGCTACACAACTTCCCAAAGCTGATCCAACTACTAAGCCCATCTACTAGTTTAGCACACCTCTCTGGAGTATAA